In Flavobacterium sp. N1736, the following are encoded in one genomic region:
- a CDS encoding DUF5689 domain-containing protein: MKNRFLNSLFALTIFIFCSCSSEVEIPKLGCTQPDLTINQTVEKVKNISGTSPKVYSYDDVIEAYVVSSDEGGNFFKTISFQTLKTDKMPAIGFSAPVDVTNTYVDFRIGNKVYIKLKNQFTDLYFGALRIGSLYVSNAGDPTIGRISQNDYKNVLNASCIIIDEQQLVEQISIQEALNESKLNTLIELKDVQFAEAAIGRHYFEESNNVGGATNWNLSDKTGNQIIFRTSSYAGFASSFVPEGSGKVRGILTKFGTDYQLMIRDEKDVVMTGNRSVPFFSEDFQSVKNNVNFARPGWSNIVEKASKLWKSMLYAGNGYAEFNTTSTTAAENIAWLVSPKINMTGYKNAVLSFRSAQHDLKVDSPLNSLEVYVSTNFDGSSISKAKWTKLEAKFPSLLSPAREFMSSGGIDLSSYSGNIHIAFKYIGSGKDKTLNGAFMVDDVKIFGEKQVSVF, translated from the coding sequence ATGAAAAATAGATTTTTAAATTCACTTTTTGCACTAACAATTTTTATTTTTTGCTCTTGCAGCAGTGAGGTCGAAATTCCTAAATTAGGATGTACACAACCAGATTTAACAATAAATCAAACGGTTGAAAAAGTTAAAAATATTTCTGGCACATCGCCCAAAGTATATAGTTACGACGATGTTATTGAAGCTTATGTGGTGTCAAGTGATGAAGGAGGAAATTTTTTTAAAACGATTTCTTTTCAAACTTTAAAAACAGACAAAATGCCGGCAATAGGATTTAGTGCTCCGGTTGACGTTACAAATACGTATGTAGATTTTCGTATTGGGAATAAAGTGTATATAAAACTTAAAAATCAATTTACTGATTTATATTTTGGTGCATTGCGCATTGGAAGCTTGTATGTAAGTAATGCAGGCGACCCAACTATAGGCAGAATTTCGCAAAATGACTATAAAAATGTTCTAAATGCTTCGTGTATCATAATTGATGAACAGCAATTAGTGGAGCAGATTTCGATACAAGAAGCATTAAATGAAAGTAAACTGAACACTTTAATAGAATTAAAAGATGTTCAGTTTGCAGAAGCGGCAATTGGGCGACATTATTTTGAAGAATCTAACAATGTTGGCGGTGCTACAAATTGGAATTTAAGCGATAAAACCGGAAATCAAATCATTTTTAGAACTAGTAGTTATGCTGGCTTTGCGAGTAGTTTTGTACCGGAAGGAAGTGGTAAAGTTCGCGGAATTCTAACAAAATTCGGAACCGATTATCAGTTAATGATAAGAGATGAAAAAGATGTTGTTATGACGGGAAACAGAAGTGTTCCGTTTTTTTCAGAAGATTTTCAATCGGTTAAAAACAATGTCAATTTTGCACGTCCGGGTTGGAGCAATATTGTAGAAAAAGCATCAAAATTATGGAAAAGTATGCTTTATGCAGGAAATGGTTATGCGGAGTTTAATACCACAAGTACAACTGCTGCCGAAAATATTGCATGGCTGGTTTCACCAAAAATAAATATGACAGGTTATAAAAATGCAGTATTATCTTTTAGAAGTGCACAACATGATTTAAAAGTAGATTCTCCTTTAAACTCTTTAGAAGTATATGTGTCGACAAATTTTGACGGTTCAAGTATAAGCAAAGCAAAATGGACAAAACTAGAAGCAAAATTTCCGTCATTATTATCTCCTGCGCGCGAATTTATGAGTTCTGGCGGTATTGATTTATCATCGTATTCAGGAAATATTCATATCGCATTTAAATACATTGGTTCTGGAAAAGATAAAACACTTAATGGCGCTTTTATGGTAGATGATGTTAAGATTTTTGGAGAAAAGCAGGTTTCAGTTTTTTAA